A genomic window from Bacillota bacterium includes:
- the groES gene encoding co-chaperone GroES, with translation MQLRPLADRVVVKVVEKEEKTAGGVILPDTAKEKPQEAEVIAVGPGRTLDNGTTIAPEVKVGDRVVFAKYSGTEVKVDGEKYLILRESDILAIFKV, from the coding sequence ATGCAACTTCGACCCCTGGCTGATCGGGTAGTGGTAAAAGTTGTGGAAAAAGAAGAGAAAACCGCTGGTGGGGTTATTCTACCCGATACAGCAAAGGAAAAGCCTCAGGAGGCGGAGGTGATCGCGGTGGGTCCAGGTCGGACGCTAGATAATGGCACTACTATTGCTCCTGAGGTGAAAGTTGGGGACAGGGTCGTTTTCGCCAAGTATAGCGGTACTGAAGTGAAGGTAGACGGCGAAAAATACCTGATCCTGCGGGAAAGTGACATCTTAGCGATATTTAAAGTTTGA
- the groL gene encoding chaperonin GroEL (60 kDa chaperone family; promotes refolding of misfolded polypeptides especially under stressful conditions; forms two stacked rings of heptamers to form a barrel-shaped 14mer; ends can be capped by GroES; misfolded proteins enter the barrel where they are refolded when GroES binds), with the protein MAAKQLAYQIEARKALEKGVNTVADAVKVTLGPKGRNVVIEKKFGSPLITKDGVTVAKEIELADPYENLGAQLCKEVASKTNDVAGDGTTTATVLAQAIVLEGLKNVAAGANPIFIKRGIDKAVEAAVEEIKKISIPVETRKAIGHVASIAANDTTIGELIAEAMDKVGKDGVITVEESKGTETTVEVVEGMEFDRGYISPYFITNTDAMEAEFEDPYILIYEEKISSLNDLLPVLEKVIRTGKPLVIIAEDVEGEALATLVVNKIRGTLKVAAVKAPGFGDRRKAMLEDIAILTGGTFISKDAGFKLENVGLDMLGQAKKIKIAKEKTTIVEGAGSKDNVKVRIQQIKTQLEETTSEYDREKLQERLGKLAGGVAVIRVGAATETELKEKKHRVEDALNATRAAVEEGIVPGGGTTLINVIPAVQALKLEGDEAVGARIVARALEEPLRQIANNAGVEGSVIVEKIKGQSRGIGFNAVTEEFVDMVEAGIVDPAKVTRSALQNAASIASMLLTTEALVTDAPKKESPKAPYNPEIDY; encoded by the coding sequence TTGGCAGCGAAACAGTTGGCTTACCAGATAGAAGCGCGTAAAGCCTTGGAAAAGGGAGTTAATACAGTTGCCGATGCGGTCAAGGTAACCCTTGGACCAAAAGGCAGAAACGTGGTTATTGAAAAGAAGTTTGGTTCTCCGTTGATTACTAAAGACGGTGTAACTGTGGCCAAAGAGATTGAACTGGCCGATCCATACGAAAACCTGGGTGCGCAGCTTTGTAAGGAAGTAGCCAGTAAGACTAATGATGTAGCCGGCGACGGGACTACGACAGCTACTGTTTTAGCGCAAGCGATTGTTCTGGAAGGCCTCAAGAACGTAGCGGCAGGGGCCAATCCGATCTTCATTAAACGTGGGATTGATAAAGCTGTTGAAGCAGCAGTAGAGGAGATCAAAAAAATCAGTATCCCAGTCGAAACCAGAAAAGCGATTGGTCACGTGGCGAGCATTGCTGCCAATGACACGACCATTGGCGAACTGATCGCCGAGGCCATGGATAAAGTGGGCAAGGACGGGGTAATCACCGTCGAGGAATCGAAGGGGACGGAAACCACGGTTGAGGTTGTCGAAGGGATGGAGTTTGACCGCGGCTACATATCGCCCTATTTTATCACCAATACGGATGCGATGGAAGCCGAGTTTGAAGATCCTTATATATTAATCTACGAGGAAAAGATTTCTTCATTAAATGATTTGTTACCGGTGCTGGAAAAGGTAATCCGCACAGGTAAGCCTCTGGTGATCATTGCTGAGGACGTGGAAGGCGAGGCTCTGGCTACCCTGGTTGTCAACAAGATTAGGGGGACTTTAAAGGTAGCAGCGGTCAAAGCTCCTGGTTTCGGAGATCGCCGCAAGGCCATGCTGGAGGATATCGCGATCTTGACAGGTGGAACCTTTATTTCCAAAGATGCCGGCTTTAAACTAGAAAATGTTGGCCTTGACATGCTCGGTCAGGCGAAGAAGATCAAAATTGCCAAGGAGAAGACTACCATCGTTGAGGGGGCCGGTTCCAAGGATAACGTCAAGGTGAGAATCCAGCAGATCAAGACCCAGTTAGAAGAAACCACGTCCGAGTATGATCGAGAGAAATTGCAAGAACGATTAGGTAAGCTGGCGGGCGGCGTGGCCGTGATCAGGGTTGGTGCAGCAACCGAAACCGAGCTGAAGGAGAAGAAGCACCGAGTAGAAGACGCCTTGAATGCCACGCGGGCTGCGGTTGAAGAGGGGATTGTCCCTGGCGGCGGAACAACACTGATCAACGTCATCCCGGCCGTGCAGGCCTTGAAGCTTGAGGGTGATGAGGCGGTAGGCGCTAGGATTGTTGCCCGAGCTCTGGAAGAGCCGCTGCGTCAGATTGCCAACAATGCTGGTGTTGAGGGCTCGGTCATTGTTGAGAAAATCAAGGGGCAGTCCAGAGGAATTGGCTTCAACGCGGTTACAGAAGAATTTGTCGACATGGTTGAAGCGGGTATCGTTGACCCGGCAAAAGTGACCCGCAGTGCTTTGCAGAATGCGGCCAGTATCGCCTCGATGCTGTTGACGACCGAAGCACTGGTTACTGATGCTCCGAAAAAGGAGTCACCTAAGGCGCCATACAATCCAGAGATAGATTATTAA
- a CDS encoding histidine--tRNA ligase, with the protein MLTTGPRGTNDILPGEVEKWQYLERQIRELCREYGYAEIRTPIFEHTELFQRGVGETTDIVEKEMYTFLDRGERSITLRPEGTAPTVRAFLEHKLQAQPQPTKLFYIGPMFRYDRPQAGRYRQFHQFGVEVFGSNDPMVDAEVIAMAMDLYDRLGLTDLELQINSVGCPNCRGKHREALQAFLQPHLENLCPNCRGRFERNPMRILDCKSEHCQALTREAPTTTRCLCSGCAAHFAAVQKYLNLLNIPYVVNERLVRGLDYYTNTAFEIVAKDIGAQSSIGGGGRYNGLMEQCGGPALPGIGYALGLERILLTLEQQGVNLPVETNFDVFIAALGETARSRVFPLLFALRRLGVRADMDYLNRSLKAQMKYANKYQAKYTVIVGDNELSRGVATVREMATGAQVELPLADLADQLRSRLEDDLQKELDLI; encoded by the coding sequence TTGTTAACAACCGGTCCGCGAGGGACAAATGATATCTTGCCAGGAGAGGTCGAAAAATGGCAATACCTGGAGAGACAGATCCGTGAACTCTGCCGGGAGTATGGGTATGCTGAGATCCGGACGCCAATTTTTGAACATACCGAGTTGTTTCAACGTGGGGTAGGTGAAACTACCGATATCGTCGAAAAGGAGATGTACACGTTCTTAGATCGGGGAGAACGCAGCATTACCTTGCGCCCAGAGGGGACAGCGCCAACGGTCAGGGCCTTTCTGGAACACAAACTGCAGGCACAACCCCAGCCCACTAAATTATTTTACATCGGGCCGATGTTCCGCTATGATCGTCCCCAGGCGGGGCGGTACCGCCAGTTTCACCAGTTTGGGGTTGAGGTGTTTGGGTCGAATGACCCCATGGTAGATGCGGAAGTTATCGCCATGGCCATGGATTTGTACGACCGTTTAGGACTAACTGACCTGGAACTGCAGATTAACAGCGTCGGTTGCCCAAACTGCCGAGGAAAACACCGGGAGGCCCTGCAGGCTTTCTTGCAGCCGCACCTGGAGAATCTTTGCCCAAACTGTCGTGGTCGATTCGAGCGTAACCCGATGCGGATTCTCGACTGCAAGAGCGAACACTGTCAGGCTTTAACCAGAGAGGCCCCAACGACAACCCGGTGCTTGTGCTCTGGGTGTGCGGCCCACTTTGCTGCCGTCCAGAAGTACTTAAATTTATTAAATATTCCTTACGTGGTCAATGAGCGATTGGTCCGCGGCCTGGACTACTATACCAATACCGCGTTTGAGATCGTGGCGAAGGACATTGGGGCGCAGAGTTCCATCGGGGGTGGCGGCAGATACAATGGCTTGATGGAACAATGCGGTGGGCCGGCGCTGCCCGGCATTGGTTACGCCCTGGGCCTGGAGCGCATCTTGCTGACCTTGGAGCAGCAAGGGGTCAACCTGCCAGTGGAAACTAATTTCGATGTTTTCATTGCTGCCCTGGGGGAAACCGCCCGGTCGCGAGTATTTCCTCTCTTGTTTGCGCTCCGTCGGCTCGGGGTCAGAGCGGACATGGATTATTTAAATCGCAGTTTAAAGGCGCAGATGAAGTATGCCAATAAATATCAAGCAAAATATACTGTGATAGTTGGTGACAACGAGTTGAGTCGAGGGGTAGCGACTGTACGGGAGATGGCAACGGGTGCTCAGGTGGAGTTACCATTGGCTGATCTGGCTGATCAGCTCAGGTCGCGGCTCGAAGACGATTTGCAGAAGGAACTTGATTTAATATAA